One genomic window of Nicotiana sylvestris chromosome 10, ASM39365v2, whole genome shotgun sequence includes the following:
- the LOC104224537 gene encoding pectinesterase-like, translating into MADAGKKKIAIAGISSILLVACIVGAAVTLTKKGNDDSSNSQVSTSTKNVQAMCQPTQYKETCEKSLSSAKNTSDPKELIKTAFDSTINEIASSIKNSAPFKEAANDPRTKDALKVCDEVLDRSIEEIKRSFNKFDSSDVKSLVKDYIYDLRSWLSSAVTFETTCIDAFANTTGDTGEKMKNLLKNAHELSTNALDIVSSFEKQVEDLQILGINNRRLLTVEAGNRRLLQVAPLKPNVVVAQDGSGQHKSINEALKTVPPNNAQPYVIFIKAGIYNEYVQVANTMTNVVFIGEGPNKTKITGNKNYLDGLPVFSTATVAISGQGFVAKDIGFENSAGPLKHQAVALRVSAEMAVFQNCQIDGYQYTLMTHVGRQFYRDCTITGTIDFIFGDAVAVFQNCKLIARKPEEMQTQAITIAAQGRNQQFGTGAIIIQNCTITAEPALLAINPPRNKAYLGRPWKLYSRTIIMQSQIDGFIDPEGWTPWAGTFALDTLYFVEYQNRGPGANTDKRVNWKNYIKNPTPDVIAKFTPGVVLKGGDNTDTWVTKTGVPYEPGMMKV; encoded by the exons atggcGGATGCtggaaaaaagaaaatagcaattGCTggaatttcttcaattcttttagtAGCATGTATTGTTGGTGCTGCTGTTACACTTACCAAAAAAGGAAATGATGATTCATCAAATTCTCAAGTTTCAACCTCTACCAAAAATGTACAAGCCATGTGTCAACCAACACAATATAAAGAAACTTGTGAAAAAAGTCTTTCTTCAGCCAAAAATACAAGTGATCCAAAAGAATTAATTAAAACAGCATTTGATAGTACTATTAATGAAATTGCTAGTTCAATCAAGAATTCTGCTCCATTTAAAGAAGCTGCAAATGATCCAAGGACTAAAGATGCATTAAAAGTTTGTGATGAGGTACTTGATCGTTCAATCGAAGAAATCAAGAGGTCTTTTAATAAATTTGATAGTTCCGACGTTAAAAGCTTGGTCAAGGATTATATTTATGATCTTAGGTCATGGCTTAGCTCTGCTGTTACTTTTGAGACAACTTGTATTGACGCGTTCGCGAATACGACCGGTGATACCGGTGAAAAAATGAAGAACCTCTTGAAAAATGCTCATGAACTTTCCACTAATGCCCTTGATATTGTTAGTAGCTTCGAGAAACAGGTGGAAGATTTGCAAATCTTAGGCATTAACAACCGGCGATTGTTAACCGTTGAAGCAG GTAACCGTAGGCTTCTTCAAGTGGCACCCCTCAAGCCAAACGTCGTCGTTGCACAAGATGGAAGTGGACAACACAAATCAATCAATGAGGCTCTTAAAACTGTGCCCCCAAATAATGCACAACCCTATGTCATTTTTATTAAGGCTGGTATTTACAATGAGTATGTTCAAGTTGCAAATACAATGACCAATGTTGTATTTATTGGTGAAGGCCCAAACAAGACTAAGATAACTGGCAACAAAAATTACCTTGATGGTCTCCCAGTTTTTAGTACTGCCACTGTTG CCATCTCGGGACAAGGATTCGTGGCGAAGGATATCGGATTCGAGAACTCAGCAGGACCATTAAAACATCAAGCTGTTGCACTCCGTGTTTCAGCTGAAATGGCAGTGTTTCAAAACTGTCAAATTGATGGCTACCAATACACTCTTATGACTCATGTTGGTAGGCAATTCTACCGCGACTGCACCATCACCGGAACCATCGATTTCATCTTCGGAGACGCGGTAGCTGTGTTCCAGAACTGCAAATTGATTGCGAGAAAACCCGAGGAGATGCAGACGCAGGCTATCACTATCGCGGCTCAGGGAAGGAACCAGCAATTTGGAACAG GTGCGATCATTATACAGAACTGCACGATCACTGCTGAGCCAGCTCTGCTCGCTATCAACCCGCCACGTAACAAGGCATACCTCGGACGTCCATGGAAGTTGTACTCAAGGACAATAATCATGCAATCTCAGATTGATGGATTCATTGATCCTGAAGGATGGACACCATGGGCTGGTACTTTTGCCCTTGACACTCTATATTTTGTTGAATATCAAAATAGAGGTCCAGGTGCAAATACAGATAAGAGAGTGAATTGGAAGAATTATATCAAGAATCCAACACCAGATGTTATTGCTAAATTTACTCCTGGAGTTGTGCTTAAAGGTGGTGATAATACTGATACTTGGGTTACTAAAACTGGTGTCCCATATGAACCAGGGATGATGAAGGTGTAA